In Mytilus edulis chromosome 6, xbMytEdul2.2, whole genome shotgun sequence, the following proteins share a genomic window:
- the LOC139528726 gene encoding uncharacterized protein isoform X1 encodes MYDMNSPHFVARPTMFGHRFYTVYPRRYIDPYYHDRFQGSTYNSPLSQFLRHSREVVEDMEQPLDLSQRESAMEKKVLNIDMEEPICQYTNCSCPLKHILSLDSNDSQNNAGFRPRCETVSSGEYPRGQFQKRLQEQSDSVQDHFHPKRRKIEQYKQNISRSSSDTNLYGYGGPTDPFRSFTNYSGEDMSQRKSPEHKYQPYWKSSQTYTATNTYPSSDSIDTTPSSDVKVIPKHAERLPKKRSHARNLSYDNSFLQHSGNDIKSSRTPSPQSMSNDAEMSQGVVIEDVKPSMDHIILPELTSGPKVHGEELRASILKELRAEKDDEDVDEFRKRFFGSLFSRAKSSTNKGKSSALDILISDKCKDDMDFRPRNSHIDQILRGEKQGKLCLMDIVELQVEIGLA; translated from the coding sequence GTTCCACATACAACAGTCCATTGTCCCAGTTTCTACGCCATTCACGAGAGGTTGTGGAGGATATGGAACAGCCCCTCGACTTAAGTCAACGAGAATCTGCAATGGAAAAAAAAGTTCTAAATATAGACATGGAAGAACCAATCTGCCAATACACAAACTGTTCTTGTCCTCttaaacatatattgtcattGGATTCTAATGACTCTCAGAATAACGCAGGTTTCAGGCCTCGTTGTGAAACTGTTAGCTCGGGTGAATATCCACGAGGTCAGTTTCAGAAGCGATTACAAGAACAAAGTGACAGTGTTCAAGACCATTTTCATCCTAAACGGAGAAAGATAGAACAGTATAAACAGAATATATCGCGGTCGTCGTCTGACACAAATCTCTATGGTTACGGTGGACCAACTGACCCTTTTAGGTCTTTCACAAACTATTCCGGTGAAGATATGAGTCAAAGAAAATCACCAGAACATAAATATCAGCCATACTGGAAATCTAGTCAAACATATACAGCCACTAATACATATCCATCTAGTGATTCAATAGATACTACTCCTAGTTCAGACGTGAAAGTTATACCGAAACACGCTGAACGACTTCCAAAGAAGAGATCTCACGCTCGCAATCTGTCCTATGATAACTCATTTCTTCAGCATTCAGGTAATGATATTAAATCGTCTCGTACACCAAGTCCTCAATCTATGTCCAATGATGCTGAAATGTCTCAGGGAGTAGTCATAGAAGATGTCAAACCTTCTATGGACCATATCATTTTGCCGGAGCTTACTTCCGGTCCAAAAGTCCACGGCGAAGAGCTTCGAGCGTCTATACTAAAGGAATTACGTGCCGAGAAAGACGACGAGGATGTTGATGAATTTAGGAAGAGATTTTTTGGATCTCTATTCTCGCGTGCCAAATCGTCAACAAACAAAGGTAAATCGAGTGCTTTGGATATTTTGATATCGGATAAATGTAAAGACGATATGGACTTCAGACCTAGAAACTCTCACATCGACCAAATACTTCGTGGTGAAAAACAAGGAAAACTATGTCTTATGGATATAGTGGAACTTCAGGTTGAAATTGGACTAGCATGA
- the LOC139528726 gene encoding uncharacterized protein isoform X3 produces the protein MLRGSTYNSPLSQFLRHSREVVEDMEQPLDLSQRESAMEKKVLNIDMEEPICQYTNCSCPLKHILSLDSNDSQNNAGFRPRCETVSSGEYPRGQFQKRLQEQSDSVQDHFHPKRRKIEQYKQNISRSSSDTNLYGYGGPTDPFRSFTNYSGEDMSQRKSPEHKYQPYWKSSQTYTATNTYPSSDSIDTTPSSDVKVIPKHAERLPKKRSHARNLSYDNSFLQHSGNDIKSSRTPSPQSMSNDAEMSQGVVIEDVKPSMDHIILPELTSGPKVHGEELRASILKELRAEKDDEDVDEFRKRFFGSLFSRAKSSTNKGKSSALDILISDKCKDDMDFRPRNSHIDQILRGEKQGKLCLMDIVELQVEIGLA, from the coding sequence GTTCCACATACAACAGTCCATTGTCCCAGTTTCTACGCCATTCACGAGAGGTTGTGGAGGATATGGAACAGCCCCTCGACTTAAGTCAACGAGAATCTGCAATGGAAAAAAAAGTTCTAAATATAGACATGGAAGAACCAATCTGCCAATACACAAACTGTTCTTGTCCTCttaaacatatattgtcattGGATTCTAATGACTCTCAGAATAACGCAGGTTTCAGGCCTCGTTGTGAAACTGTTAGCTCGGGTGAATATCCACGAGGTCAGTTTCAGAAGCGATTACAAGAACAAAGTGACAGTGTTCAAGACCATTTTCATCCTAAACGGAGAAAGATAGAACAGTATAAACAGAATATATCGCGGTCGTCGTCTGACACAAATCTCTATGGTTACGGTGGACCAACTGACCCTTTTAGGTCTTTCACAAACTATTCCGGTGAAGATATGAGTCAAAGAAAATCACCAGAACATAAATATCAGCCATACTGGAAATCTAGTCAAACATATACAGCCACTAATACATATCCATCTAGTGATTCAATAGATACTACTCCTAGTTCAGACGTGAAAGTTATACCGAAACACGCTGAACGACTTCCAAAGAAGAGATCTCACGCTCGCAATCTGTCCTATGATAACTCATTTCTTCAGCATTCAGGTAATGATATTAAATCGTCTCGTACACCAAGTCCTCAATCTATGTCCAATGATGCTGAAATGTCTCAGGGAGTAGTCATAGAAGATGTCAAACCTTCTATGGACCATATCATTTTGCCGGAGCTTACTTCCGGTCCAAAAGTCCACGGCGAAGAGCTTCGAGCGTCTATACTAAAGGAATTACGTGCCGAGAAAGACGACGAGGATGTTGATGAATTTAGGAAGAGATTTTTTGGATCTCTATTCTCGCGTGCCAAATCGTCAACAAACAAAGGTAAATCGAGTGCTTTGGATATTTTGATATCGGATAAATGTAAAGACGATATGGACTTCAGACCTAGAAACTCTCACATCGACCAAATACTTCGTGGTGAAAAACAAGGAAAACTATGTCTTATGGATATAGTGGAACTTCAGGTTGAAATTGGACTAGCATGA
- the LOC139528726 gene encoding uncharacterized protein isoform X2, producing the protein MHFSNSDVNMDLNDQSRGSTYNSPLSQFLRHSREVVEDMEQPLDLSQRESAMEKKVLNIDMEEPICQYTNCSCPLKHILSLDSNDSQNNAGFRPRCETVSSGEYPRGQFQKRLQEQSDSVQDHFHPKRRKIEQYKQNISRSSSDTNLYGYGGPTDPFRSFTNYSGEDMSQRKSPEHKYQPYWKSSQTYTATNTYPSSDSIDTTPSSDVKVIPKHAERLPKKRSHARNLSYDNSFLQHSGNDIKSSRTPSPQSMSNDAEMSQGVVIEDVKPSMDHIILPELTSGPKVHGEELRASILKELRAEKDDEDVDEFRKRFFGSLFSRAKSSTNKGKSSALDILISDKCKDDMDFRPRNSHIDQILRGEKQGKLCLMDIVELQVEIGLA; encoded by the coding sequence GTTCCACATACAACAGTCCATTGTCCCAGTTTCTACGCCATTCACGAGAGGTTGTGGAGGATATGGAACAGCCCCTCGACTTAAGTCAACGAGAATCTGCAATGGAAAAAAAAGTTCTAAATATAGACATGGAAGAACCAATCTGCCAATACACAAACTGTTCTTGTCCTCttaaacatatattgtcattGGATTCTAATGACTCTCAGAATAACGCAGGTTTCAGGCCTCGTTGTGAAACTGTTAGCTCGGGTGAATATCCACGAGGTCAGTTTCAGAAGCGATTACAAGAACAAAGTGACAGTGTTCAAGACCATTTTCATCCTAAACGGAGAAAGATAGAACAGTATAAACAGAATATATCGCGGTCGTCGTCTGACACAAATCTCTATGGTTACGGTGGACCAACTGACCCTTTTAGGTCTTTCACAAACTATTCCGGTGAAGATATGAGTCAAAGAAAATCACCAGAACATAAATATCAGCCATACTGGAAATCTAGTCAAACATATACAGCCACTAATACATATCCATCTAGTGATTCAATAGATACTACTCCTAGTTCAGACGTGAAAGTTATACCGAAACACGCTGAACGACTTCCAAAGAAGAGATCTCACGCTCGCAATCTGTCCTATGATAACTCATTTCTTCAGCATTCAGGTAATGATATTAAATCGTCTCGTACACCAAGTCCTCAATCTATGTCCAATGATGCTGAAATGTCTCAGGGAGTAGTCATAGAAGATGTCAAACCTTCTATGGACCATATCATTTTGCCGGAGCTTACTTCCGGTCCAAAAGTCCACGGCGAAGAGCTTCGAGCGTCTATACTAAAGGAATTACGTGCCGAGAAAGACGACGAGGATGTTGATGAATTTAGGAAGAGATTTTTTGGATCTCTATTCTCGCGTGCCAAATCGTCAACAAACAAAGGTAAATCGAGTGCTTTGGATATTTTGATATCGGATAAATGTAAAGACGATATGGACTTCAGACCTAGAAACTCTCACATCGACCAAATACTTCGTGGTGAAAAACAAGGAAAACTATGTCTTATGGATATAGTGGAACTTCAGGTTGAAATTGGACTAGCATGA
- the LOC139528726 gene encoding uncharacterized protein isoform X4, which yields MEQPLDLSQRESAMEKKVLNIDMEEPICQYTNCSCPLKHILSLDSNDSQNNAGFRPRCETVSSGEYPRGQFQKRLQEQSDSVQDHFHPKRRKIEQYKQNISRSSSDTNLYGYGGPTDPFRSFTNYSGEDMSQRKSPEHKYQPYWKSSQTYTATNTYPSSDSIDTTPSSDVKVIPKHAERLPKKRSHARNLSYDNSFLQHSGNDIKSSRTPSPQSMSNDAEMSQGVVIEDVKPSMDHIILPELTSGPKVHGEELRASILKELRAEKDDEDVDEFRKRFFGSLFSRAKSSTNKGKSSALDILISDKCKDDMDFRPRNSHIDQILRGEKQGKLCLMDIVELQVEIGLA from the coding sequence ATGGAACAGCCCCTCGACTTAAGTCAACGAGAATCTGCAATGGAAAAAAAAGTTCTAAATATAGACATGGAAGAACCAATCTGCCAATACACAAACTGTTCTTGTCCTCttaaacatatattgtcattGGATTCTAATGACTCTCAGAATAACGCAGGTTTCAGGCCTCGTTGTGAAACTGTTAGCTCGGGTGAATATCCACGAGGTCAGTTTCAGAAGCGATTACAAGAACAAAGTGACAGTGTTCAAGACCATTTTCATCCTAAACGGAGAAAGATAGAACAGTATAAACAGAATATATCGCGGTCGTCGTCTGACACAAATCTCTATGGTTACGGTGGACCAACTGACCCTTTTAGGTCTTTCACAAACTATTCCGGTGAAGATATGAGTCAAAGAAAATCACCAGAACATAAATATCAGCCATACTGGAAATCTAGTCAAACATATACAGCCACTAATACATATCCATCTAGTGATTCAATAGATACTACTCCTAGTTCAGACGTGAAAGTTATACCGAAACACGCTGAACGACTTCCAAAGAAGAGATCTCACGCTCGCAATCTGTCCTATGATAACTCATTTCTTCAGCATTCAGGTAATGATATTAAATCGTCTCGTACACCAAGTCCTCAATCTATGTCCAATGATGCTGAAATGTCTCAGGGAGTAGTCATAGAAGATGTCAAACCTTCTATGGACCATATCATTTTGCCGGAGCTTACTTCCGGTCCAAAAGTCCACGGCGAAGAGCTTCGAGCGTCTATACTAAAGGAATTACGTGCCGAGAAAGACGACGAGGATGTTGATGAATTTAGGAAGAGATTTTTTGGATCTCTATTCTCGCGTGCCAAATCGTCAACAAACAAAGGTAAATCGAGTGCTTTGGATATTTTGATATCGGATAAATGTAAAGACGATATGGACTTCAGACCTAGAAACTCTCACATCGACCAAATACTTCGTGGTGAAAAACAAGGAAAACTATGTCTTATGGATATAGTGGAACTTCAGGTTGAAATTGGACTAGCATGA